TGAAGCCCATATTTTGGCTCCAGTTGCCTGCTGCAGGAAAGCAAGGCTCCCAATATGGTCTACATCGTGATGTGTTATTACGATATGTTTAACATCATGAGGTTCTATGCCCACAGACTTCAAATCATTTAAAATCCCTTTTCCCTGTCCGGGACGTCCTGTATCTATTAAAATAATTTCTTCACCAGAAATTAAATAAGCATAATTTCCTTTTGTTGAATCCAATGCATAAACATTATCAGTCACTTCCAAAAAACCCACTCCTTATCTTATCATTATATCTTTTATCTTTACTTCGGGGTTATGATAGCGCCTTTTAGGATCTTCATTTTTAATATGAATTGCTCCTTTAGGGCACCACTGAACACATGCCTGACAGAACTCACAGTTTTGATTCCAGTGTGGTTTGCCATTTACTGTTTCAATATTATTGCTTGGGCAAATTCGCTGGCAGTTTAAGCACATGCTGCATTTTTCATCAGCCCAAAATTTACCCATGGTGTTTATCCTGCTCATTCCCATTCCATAAACGAAGTTACCAAATTTATTAAGCAGTATTGAACTTGTTTCAGGTTCGTGTTCATCTTTATTAGTTATAACTTCTACCATCTCTGAAAGCCTCTCCTTTCCAGACTTAGTTATCTTGCTGTTCCTTTCAATTAACATGGCAATTTTAATAAAAATGTTATCTTCCTGAATCGTATTAGCAGTTTCCCTAACTGCAAAACCTGCATGTAACTCTGTACCTTTCTTTTGAAGCATCTTTTGCAGCTGAACCAGTGTTTCACCCGGCTGACCTGCACATGTGGTTACAGCAAAAACATATTGATCACTGCTTATTTTAAGTTTCTGAACAAAATCAGCGACCATATTAGGCATTCCCCACATATAAACTGGGAAAACAATTCCAATAACAGAATCATCAGTTTCAATATGTCCATCTACAACTGCAGGAATTGAAACAAGTTCTGCATCCCCAAGTTCCTTACTAATATCTCTTGCCACGGATAATGAGTTGCCAGTTCCAGTGAAATAAAATATTTTAGTTTTCATTGTTTAGCTCCTTTAAATTCCATTTAATTATAATCTTAACTTTTTAATTCTCCAATACATTCTTCAGCCCATTTTATAGCAGTTTCTAAATTCATTATGCCTCTTTTAATGGTAAAATTCCAGAAGATCTCTTCTTTTTCAGGGATATCTACTGTAAACTCATGGCGGTATCTACCAAAATTCTTTTCTATCTCTTTCAATGATTTTAGATACTCTTTCTTTTGCAAAATAAATTGATTAAATTCTGTTATTAACTGTTCTTTTTCTAATTTTGACCCGAAGAAAATTTTAAGCATGAATTCATCCCTTTTTGGGGACGAAAAAGTTCCTGAGAAATCCTTTAGCCACTCTTGAAATGCATTTTTACCCTCTTCAGTTATATTATATATTTTCTTATCAGGACGATCTTCCTGCTTTTTAATAGTTGATTGTACATATCCTTTTTTTTCTAAAGCCGATAATTCCCTGTAAATTTGACTCAAACTGGCTGCCCATACATGAGATATTGATTTATCAAATATTTTCTTTAAACCGTAACCAGTTAAAGGCCTGTAAGTTAAAAGACCTAAAATTGCATGTGATAATGACATTATAATTCCTCCAAATTTTTGTTAACAAAAATTTGGGGTTCCAAAAATTCAGAATGAATTTTTGAGAACCTCCAAAATCTCTGATTTTGGGGTTTCGGAAAAACGGAGTTTTTCCTTCAACATCCAAAAAATTTAATAGTTCATATATAACTTATTATATATAACTTGTATCATAATATAGAACATGTTATATATAAACTTTTCATGGAAATAAGAAAAAATAAGTGGCATTAAAAATGAGTATAAACCTTTAAAACCTTATTTAAAATCTTAATGAAATATTTAAATTAAAAAAAGACATTTAAAAAGAAAATAAAAAAATTACACAGATTAGATATCATAAGATTCAATTTTTTTAAGTAAATCCTGAGTCCTCATGACAAGATACTTTTCATCAGACATATACCTATTGAATTCCAGAATTTTCTCAGATTCAGCACTTATTTCTATTTTATTACTTAAAATATCATTAATTATAACTATAACAAATTTTTTAGTTTCTAAAAGAGTATCTTCAGGTGCATGCTCATGAAATTTGCTCTTTTCTATTATGTCAAATAACTCTTCAGCATACCTGAGTTTTAAAAAAGAATCTGCTTTGCCGTAATTGTCTGAAATAAAATACAGCACTTTTTTTAATAAATCATATTCACCAAAATAGTTTATAATTAATATCAACCCATTAAGCGAACTACTATGTTTAACATCAAGTTCTGAGCATAATTTATCTATTAATTCATTTCTCCAGATTAATTCCTGGTCTTTAGATATATTATACGTTTTATATTCGTCTAAATCACCGTCTTTCCACATGAAAAATTCATTACCATAATAACTGAAAAACAATTCTTTAGCCCTGTCTTCACTCACAAAGAACCAGCTCCAAAATATTACTTAAAGAGTTATAGTCAATTATAAGATATTGACATTATAAAAAGATGACCATATTTATCCAGTTAACT
This genomic window from Methanobacterium sp. contains:
- a CDS encoding EFR1 family ferrodoxin (N-terminal region resembles flavodoxins. C-terminal ferrodoxin region binds two 4Fe-4S clusters.) — encoded protein: MKTKIFYFTGTGNSLSVARDISKELGDAELVSIPAVVDGHIETDDSVIGIVFPVYMWGMPNMVADFVQKLKISSDQYVFAVTTCAGQPGETLVQLQKMLQKKGTELHAGFAVRETANTIQEDNIFIKIAMLIERNSKITKSGKERLSEMVEVITNKDEHEPETSSILLNKFGNFVYGMGMSRINTMGKFWADEKCSMCLNCQRICPSNNIETVNGKPHWNQNCEFCQACVQWCPKGAIHIKNEDPKRRYHNPEVKIKDIMIR
- a CDS encoding PadR family transcriptional regulator: MSLSHAILGLLTYRPLTGYGLKKIFDKSISHVWAASLSQIYRELSALEKKGYVQSTIKKQEDRPDKKIYNITEEGKNAFQEWLKDFSGTFSSPKRDEFMLKIFFGSKLEKEQLITEFNQFILQKKEYLKSLKEIEKNFGRYRHEFTVDIPEKEEIFWNFTIKRGIMNLETAIKWAEECIGELKS